The Calothrix sp. PCC 7507 DNA segment ACTTATTGTCCGACCGTAATCTTCTGGCGGCGAACAGGCAAGCGCAAACAACTCTATTACTTGTTCCATGCTAAATTTTACTGGTGCGCCAGTACGCTCTTGATCTTGTAATCTTTGAAAAGCTGATAATTTTGCTCCCTCTGTCTCCAACCATCGCTTTCGCCATAAACGAGTCATATCTAGACTAATCTCTAATATTCGAGCAATTTCGCCGTTATTTTTCCCTGATGATGCCAGAAGAATAATTTTGGCTCGGATGACGATTTGCTGTGCTGTCTTATGTCCCTTTATCAACTCTTGTAGTTCATTCTGCTCACTATCACTCAAACTTAATTCTTTTGGAGCTAATCTTGCCATACCCTGATTCTTTGTCACCAAACAAAGCTTTTCATCTACTGACTTAATTATCCCATATAATACTCGGCTTACTTCCGCCGTCTTGTACTAGTACAGACAACATTTAAGTTTTTTGAACTGCATTCTCAAGTCAAGTCTTTGCTCTACATCACAGTGAAAGCTATTTACTCGGTTCCTTGGGATCTTCTATTTAAGATACAAGGGGCGGGGAAACCCCGCCCTCGATTGTATTGCATTCGACCGAAAACCGCTGTATATATTTCACAAGCAATTGAATCTAGGAGCGTTGATTATCTTTTCATCTATTAGATCTAAGATTTTACTGTCTCTACTAATGTCAAACTTTCTGGCAAACAACGCACTAGTACCATTCTGTAGAAATTCAAAATCTTCCACACCTAGAACTGCCGGTCGAGTAGGATTTGCTCTAGTAAAATCCACATATCTCAAGCTATTGTCGATAATATCTTCTTTAAAAGGTGAATTCATAATCATAGAATGAAAAAACAATTCATCAGGGATAAATGTATATTTAAAATAGTTTACAAAGCCTGGATTATCTCTCATAAACTTCGTCATCCAATTAATACAATCTCTAGATAGAGTCCACCATTGTGAGCCACCGTAAGGAGAAAAGTTATTTGGAAACTTTCGCCTAATTGGTAGATGAATAACTCTACTCCTGAAGAAAAGATGTAAATCTTTTGCTCTACTGATTGGTTCAAATGGTGGGGGATGATCACTCCACTCATTCTCTTCCTCAAGTGAGAAGCAATTTATAAACTGTTTTCCTCTATTTTTCTCTAAAAAAGATTCAATATGAGATATACTTTTGATAGGGTAATCCTGTCCGGACAACAGAAAAACATAATCAAACTCAATACCAGATGTTACAAGTGTTTCTAAACAAGAAATTGTTCCTCTAACAATACTAAATTGTCCCCATCGACACTTGTATCTCTTTGGCACGAAGTGGACATTCTCAAAGGATGAAAGACATTTTTTAGATTCTTCTAAAAGCGTTGTAGCGCGGGCATCAAGGTGAATAAAAAAATGACTTTCCTCGTTATTTAAGGCATTGACTAAGCGTGCCAACTGTTCTGGTAGCTTATGTGCCAACATGAGATATGCGATTTTCATTTCTTAATTTGACCTCCTTTTATATCAAAAATAAATTATATCTATTATTCGCGCAAAGTGAACATTCTAGAAATATAAAAGATACTTTTGTGACTCTTATAAAAGCAATTTAGTATGGGGACTAAAGTGAATAAAAATGCCTCTTACTGTTATTTATCGATTAATTAAGCTTTCATTTTACCAGTGAATGCACTGAAGATTAGAGTATCTAGTTTACCTACAATCTGCTGTAATTAACCATAACTTTTCAAACATCCTCTAATATCTCTGCTAAAGCAACTACAATTTTCTCAAAATTTTCTGGTAAGTCTTCAAAATCAGCTACAACACTGACATGATTTAGACCAGAAACCTCTGCCAACCTTATAAAATAAGGAGGGAGGTTTGTCGTTGGTGAAAATTCAACTACTAAAGTATCAGGATTGCAAAACAATAGATTAGAAAATGCAGCACCATGCGGTCCTGCAAATACTTTACAACTACGGCAAACAGATATTACTTCTTCAGGTGACAAACTTGAGAAACAAACTTTCTCAAATTTGGGAAAGCGTTGTAGTAATTCTTCCTCCCAAGCAAATACTCTTCTGTTTACTCCTGCAGGGTTAATATCGGCACGACTAGCCCAAATCCAGCGGTTTCCCTGTCCTGAAGGATGAGCATCCAAAAGGCTCCTGAGGGCTGAGATACTCCATTTTGTTGGTTGCGCGTCTGCTACTACAGATGATGTAAACAATAGCTGCTCACACTGATAGTGCGTCAGCGGCCTATGATTTATATAAATTACTTTCTCAAGAGGTATTCCTGAACGCTCAAGCCATTTCTTTCTCCATCTTTCTTCATTACCGTTTACCAAAAAGTGATCGACTGACTTTAACAGGTGTTGACTGAGAAATATCTTTGGTAAAGACTGATGGAAAAAGTGATAAAAGGAATCTCCACCTAAAGTTGCCAGACTTAATGATATACCTTCAAGATATGTTGTATCTATAGTTTGGGATGACAAGAATACAGTCTGGTTTCGAGATGATTCGTACCAATTATGTGTTACTTCTTTAACAGCTAACCGTGAAGCTACATCATATATGATCAGAAAATCAGCTTGTGGACAAATAACTCCTCCTCGGAAGAGTGAATAAATAATCCGAGGAGGTTCAGGGAATATACCTGTCGCCAGGAAACGGGAGCGATTGGCAACTGTTCTACTGACTATTTTCTGAGTTAAGCTAACAGGAGGATTTTGATATTCAACCGACTTCGTACTTTCTTGGTAAACAATACCTGTAACCGACTCTGGATAATCAAGCCCATACGGATTTTCCTCATTATGAGCCAGGCTAGAAATATACTCAAATGATGCTAAATCATAGGGACCAGTACCAATGATGAAATTAATGCTGCGCTTAATTTCTTTAAACCACTGCCTAAAAATTCTCGGCACCAAAGTTTGTTTAATTTTTTCAAAAAACGTCTTCATGGCATGGCGATCCTCAATCATTTATTTACTTAATTGCCAAATTGCCTTCGTTGCTTCACAGTTAAAACAACTGTGACATAAAGAACCCAATACACATTTGTTATCCGTAGCAGATAACTCTCTGTCATATTATTCATTACTAGAAATAGCAGGAAAAATAAAGGCCAAATGTCCTCTGATTTTTTAGTTGCATAAGCCCGTTTTAATGCCCAAACAAAAGCTGTAATCAAACTAACGAAAAAAAGCGAGAATCCAACTAAACCCACATCAAGTCCTAAATCTAAGAAGCCATTGTGTCCGTGGGGTGCAACGAAATTACTCGCGACTGATTCACCTGCTTGCACTGCATATTGACTTCCTGGTTTCCAAAATGCACCACGTCCATAACCTAACCACGGGTTCTCCTGCAATTTAGAAATGATGTAATTCCATAAAGGTGTTCTGCCCGTAAAAGTTGGATCTTTACCAAAATCAGTTACTATGGTGACCCAGTTCATAAAAAGAAATGTAGCAACGCATCCGAAGAGTAGAATAAATATATCTAAGAAAAGTACACTAATTTTGCCCTGCCACTTGAACCTACGAAAAAACAAGAACACTAATATAATTAGACTGAAAATTATCAGAGAACTTCCTGAATAAGAAAGTAATATTAAAACTATAGACAAACTAAATCCCAACCACTTATATAAACGATTTTCCGAGCGATTAATAGGCAGCAGTAAAAAAGCAAAAGCACTCATCACCATCATGCTGCCAAGAGTATTTTTATAGTCGTATATTCCTTTCCATGCTCCTGGGTGATCTGCACCATGCTTGCCAATAGAAGGTAGTCCCAGTGCAAAAATAGTACTGAGCAAAGCTCCTATACCAAATGTCAAAGCAATTAGTTTTACCTGTTCTCTCAAACTAAATCTTGTAGCAAAATATAAACCAAAAGATGTCATTTGCCAGACTTCTCGGCTATCAAGAAGAGTTGACATCTTATAGTCTGACCAGATAAATGATATTAAAACTATTGCTGTAAAAATCCAGAGAACCTTATCTCGACTAGCTGTAAGTAGAGCTTTTTTCCAGTTGAAGCAAATGATCGCGCTGGCAGTAATCCAAATAAAATACCTAATTATTGTGAGCACAGAATCAGGAATTAGGCCTGATGAGGTTGTCGTTGCGCCTATGCCGAAACCACCCGTAAAGAAGGTTAAGCTAAAAACAACGAATACTATTTCAGAAATCTCTAGAAATTTTTTCATAGTTTTATTTAGTTTTAATTAAAAATAAAAAAGTAGTAATTCTATCCAAGAGTTAATTTAAAAATGATACCATTAACTAATGGCTATACTTAATATCTTTATCTCAGGTTTACTGAATTTTTTCAATAATAGATTTAAGGCTGTTTCCCCAACTCTTACCAGTATCGTAAAATTGCTCTTGTGCCATAACACAAGCTTTTCTCTTTTCTTCATAAAGCTGGCGATCGCTATATAAATCAAGTAATGCATCGCCATAAGCTTTCACATCATTAGGAGCTACCTCAATGGCTGCATCCTTAACGTAGTATAAAGCAGGACAAACTGCTGAGGTAATTACAGGACGACCTGATAAAATACTCTCACTCACAACTCGGTTAAAACCCTCAACAAAATCTTTTCTGGTTGGTACAATGACGACATGGGAGCTACTAAATAATTCCTTCATTTGCATCTTATTGCAGTAGCCATGAAATATAAAAAAGTCACCAACATCAGCTTGTTTGGCAGCAAGACGCAGAGGTTCTAGTAATGAGCCTTCGCCACAGATATCGAACTTGATATCTCGCCTATTTTCGGACGCAAACCGCTTTGCAATCTCTAATAGGTCGAACACACCCTTGCTTTGCTCGACTCGACCCACAAATAGGACACGGAAGGGAGACTGCTCAATTTTAGCTGGGGGAATATTCTCAAAGTCTGCTCTATAAAAGGTAGGAAAGAATTCAAAAACCTCTTGATGTTGACCAAGTGTAAGTTGATCGACTTGTGCCGCTATGTCATGGGATACAGCGAGTATTGCTTTGCAATCAAAAGCAAAAAAATTACGGCTCAGTCTCAAAGCCAGTTTCTCACCCAAAGAAGGCGGATAGTATTTGCACCAAAGGGTACATTGTAGAGACGGAATAACTTTTATCCCTATCCAGGCAAATATAGACAAAAAAAACCAGTGCGTTATGCCATTATCTACGACGATGATATTGGCTTGAAAACGAATTGCAGAAATAAGTAACCGCAATCCAAACCAAATTTGTCGGAAATGATATGAAATCCCTGATGCATCAGTTGACGGAATTAGGCGACGCTCAATGATAAATCGTTGATCTCTGACAATTTCTTGCTGGGGAGATTGTGCAATTACGTAACCATAAGCATCTATATCTCTGCAAAGTTCATAGAACTGGCTAGAGTAGGTAACTGATACTTGTGATGGGTCATCTTGATTTTTACTCCAATAATTATAGGCTTTAATGACATCTTCCGGCCCAACGGCGTATATAATGCGGAGGTTTTTAGACATTTTCTGATCTTTTGTATTTTCATATACTACATTGTTTATTCATGCTAGTGTATGCAGCGTATGAAAACTATTTGTGAAAAGTTTAGATACTGACTAAGACTCTGAAGTATTTACTTAGTTCCGCTCTGTACGCACCCAATTCTTCTGAGGTTTAACCAAAAATTTTAGATACAGCGGTATTTTCCAAAGAATGTAAATCGGAATGCTTAAAAGCTGCAGCAGTGGGATGTCAGTACGCCCGTATTTAATCCAAGCTGCAAAAATGGCAGTCAGCAGAAATGCTCCTGCACCAGCTAATAAAGTTGTAGGTATCCATGATGCTCCCCAGAAGCCGCACAGCACAGCAGCTGTCATCAGTGCTGACCAGAGCAGAACCAGCAAAGATAGGGGTGGTATACACAAATCTAGGGCGCTGATGAATAGGTCAAACCTTTTTTGCTGGAGTGAGGCCTGTAACAACCGAGGAACATAGGTTATTAGAGTTTGTAAATGTCCATGTTCCCAGCGGGTTCTCTGGCTAGTAGCTGCTTGAGATTGCTGAGGTAAATAACCTGTGACATTTGCTTGTGGGCAAAACATTGGTCTGTGTCCGGCGATGTTCAAATCTAAGCCGAGTTTCATATCCTCAACGATGTTGCCATTGGCTATATCAACTGAGCGAATGACTGACCAAGGAAAAGCCATGCCTGTACCATCGAGGAAACAAGGTAGTCCCATGCGAGCTAACCCACTAGAACGGACTAAGTTTTTCACTTTAAAGGCAAAGGCTGATACTGCGTCTTTTGGTGTGGGGG contains these protein-coding regions:
- a CDS encoding glycosyltransferase family 2 protein; this encodes MSIYQVLILCIDALLIIGALGVLVLCLMLLLECIAALLPVPAQASNDRRQDPKVAVLVPAHNEELVIRTTLNDLIPELTSQHRLVVIADNCSDATAEIARAAGATVLERHNLDLKGKGYALEYGLQYLESEPPDVVVLMDADCKVHPGAIAQLTQQAIATKRPIQGVYLMEKPESPTPKDAVSAFAFKVKNLVRSSGLARMGLPCFLDGTGMAFPWSVIRSVDIANGNIVEDMKLGLDLNIAGHRPMFCPQANVTGYLPQQSQAATSQRTRWEHGHLQTLITYVPRLLQASLQQKRFDLFISALDLCIPPLSLLVLLWSALMTAAVLCGFWGASWIPTTLLAGAGAFLLTAIFAAWIKYGRTDIPLLQLLSIPIYILWKIPLYLKFLVKPQKNWVRTERN
- a CDS encoding helix-turn-helix domain-containing protein — encoded protein: MARLAPKELSLSDSEQNELQELIKGHKTAQQIVIRAKIILLASSGKNNGEIARILEISLDMTRLWRKRWLETEGAKLSAFQRLQDQERTGAPVKFSMEQVIELFALACSPPEDYGRTISHWTSRELTDEITKQGIIESISVRHVGRLLEEAQLKPHQSRYWLTPPPG
- a CDS encoding O-antigen ligase — its product is MKKFLEISEIVFVVFSLTFFTGGFGIGATTTSSGLIPDSVLTIIRYFIWITASAIICFNWKKALLTASRDKVLWIFTAIVLISFIWSDYKMSTLLDSREVWQMTSFGLYFATRFSLREQVKLIALTFGIGALLSTIFALGLPSIGKHGADHPGAWKGIYDYKNTLGSMMVMSAFAFLLLPINRSENRLYKWLGFSLSIVLILLSYSGSSLIIFSLIILVFLFFRRFKWQGKISVLFLDIFILLFGCVATFLFMNWVTIVTDFGKDPTFTGRTPLWNYIISKLQENPWLGYGRGAFWKPGSQYAVQAGESVASNFVAPHGHNGFLDLGLDVGLVGFSLFFVSLITAFVWALKRAYATKKSEDIWPLFFLLFLVMNNMTESYLLRITNVYWVLYVTVVLTVKQRRQFGN
- a CDS encoding DUF563 domain-containing protein yields the protein MIEDRHAMKTFFEKIKQTLVPRIFRQWFKEIKRSINFIIGTGPYDLASFEYISSLAHNEENPYGLDYPESVTGIVYQESTKSVEYQNPPVSLTQKIVSRTVANRSRFLATGIFPEPPRIIYSLFRGGVICPQADFLIIYDVASRLAVKEVTHNWYESSRNQTVFLSSQTIDTTYLEGISLSLATLGGDSFYHFFHQSLPKIFLSQHLLKSVDHFLVNGNEERWRKKWLERSGIPLEKVIYINHRPLTHYQCEQLLFTSSVVADAQPTKWSISALRSLLDAHPSGQGNRWIWASRADINPAGVNRRVFAWEEELLQRFPKFEKVCFSSLSPEEVISVCRSCKVFAGPHGAAFSNLLFCNPDTLVVEFSPTTNLPPYFIRLAEVSGLNHVSVVADFEDLPENFEKIVVALAEILEDV
- a CDS encoding glycosyltransferase family 4 protein — encoded protein: MSKNLRIIYAVGPEDVIKAYNYWSKNQDDPSQVSVTYSSQFYELCRDIDAYGYVIAQSPQQEIVRDQRFIIERRLIPSTDASGISYHFRQIWFGLRLLISAIRFQANIIVVDNGITHWFFLSIFAWIGIKVIPSLQCTLWCKYYPPSLGEKLALRLSRNFFAFDCKAILAVSHDIAAQVDQLTLGQHQEVFEFFPTFYRADFENIPPAKIEQSPFRVLFVGRVEQSKGVFDLLEIAKRFASENRRDIKFDICGEGSLLEPLRLAAKQADVGDFFIFHGYCNKMQMKELFSSSHVVIVPTRKDFVEGFNRVVSESILSGRPVITSAVCPALYYVKDAAIEVAPNDVKAYGDALLDLYSDRQLYEEKRKACVMAQEQFYDTGKSWGNSLKSIIEKIQ
- a CDS encoding beta-1,6-N-acetylglucosaminyltransferase is translated as MKIAYLMLAHKLPEQLARLVNALNNEESHFFIHLDARATTLLEESKKCLSSFENVHFVPKRYKCRWGQFSIVRGTISCLETLVTSGIEFDYVFLLSGQDYPIKSISHIESFLEKNRGKQFINCFSLEEENEWSDHPPPFEPISRAKDLHLFFRSRVIHLPIRRKFPNNFSPYGGSQWWTLSRDCINWMTKFMRDNPGFVNYFKYTFIPDELFFHSMIMNSPFKEDIIDNSLRYVDFTRANPTRPAVLGVEDFEFLQNGTSALFARKFDISRDSKILDLIDEKIINAPRFNCL